The following proteins are co-located in the Lacticaseibacillus paracasei subsp. paracasei genome:
- a CDS encoding xanthine phosphoribosyltransferase, which produces MKLLEDRIKKDGQVIGTDVLKVDNFLNHQVDPDLMADLGHEFYRRFSNEPITKILTVESSGIAPAIATAMEFHKPLVFARKHKSLTLKDHLYTATVYSFTKKTSNEIAISRKFLSADDNVLIIDDFLANGQAVEGLMDIIAQAGATLSGVGIVIEKTFQKGRKLLDEKHVRVESLARINAFENGQVIFAPED; this is translated from the coding sequence GTGAAATTACTGGAAGACCGGATCAAAAAGGATGGCCAAGTAATAGGAACAGATGTCTTGAAGGTGGATAACTTTTTGAATCATCAGGTCGATCCTGATTTAATGGCAGATCTCGGTCATGAATTCTACCGGCGCTTCAGCAATGAGCCGATCACCAAAATTCTGACGGTTGAAAGTTCTGGCATTGCGCCGGCGATTGCAACGGCAATGGAGTTTCACAAGCCGTTGGTTTTTGCTCGTAAGCATAAGAGCTTGACTTTAAAAGATCATCTTTACACAGCTACGGTCTATTCGTTCACTAAAAAGACCTCCAATGAGATCGCTATCTCTCGCAAGTTCCTTTCAGCCGATGACAATGTTTTGATCATTGATGATTTTCTTGCCAACGGTCAGGCGGTCGAAGGTTTGATGGATATCATTGCACAGGCTGGTGCGACACTGAGCGGTGTGGGGATTGTGATCGAGAAGACTTTCCAAAAAGGCCGCAAGTTGCTTGATGAAAAGCACGTTCGCGTCGAATCATTGGCGCGCATCAATGCATTTGAAAATGGTCAGGTCATCTTTGCGCCGGAGGATTAG
- a CDS encoding YfhO family protein: MSRFKKHRTWPLLLISFSMTFTISLIVFAALKMAPFGSSSILANDSAVQYVDFFTYLKHALMGTAGKAYSFSNSLGGGMYANWTYYLLSPFNLIFVLVSRQAIPVAMLFVTALKYSTAALAAQVLASHRYGKNWYTLVFSVSYGLSGFLIANFLNIMWMDGVILLPLVILGIDRLFEEHRLIPYVVPLSLSFITNYYIGFMVAIFSALYFCWQWASHHQPQLLRKIALFVGGSLLSGMIGAIVLIPTYLALSASRLSSAGADFTIKPLFSLIDLPSKLIPGSFNFAQLSNGLPNLYMGMIALLGAVFYFLAPAISVRERLISGVMTVILMLSIWLNPLVIMWQGFRAPVWYLYRHSFIVIFWLLLLGLRGLANLPSVSRLRMIIASVVVGGVVFIPTAWRMGSHKYVTLTNLVLGGVLLLVAAILLYSWAHHLFPQKWVVGGLLTLLVLDMGANAYASLKAISFISKADFTVTSKALNAAYTEAKTLAPNTFYRVNSDTQRSMDDPYQYNFNGISTFSSVLNTSTINALTNVGAIGSAGRVKNNDLTWPLESLLGVRQLLLVNTQSTKTTTPEYQQISSRIIDNPRYDLPAYKLIGHNDYFNIYQNPDALPVATQIYRKVPTQVQANPVLQQNAYFSTFTPETIGAIFTTTDFSGITVDNVKPLTTLTNAIATKKDKKLGATITLNVNPSTEQRYLVMGENMRKNMAISINNVPLKNDPDNGSKTVSLPIDAEKPTTVTLTFNRNIDQIDLDHFALYTLNRQPFEQAVAAAKQHAPKQVVKNGSVTLTTRQNNSGYIMLTIPYEKGWQVDNKQVKIQNYRGFIGLKVPSASLKFTLSYHTPGIKAGWTVTSLGLIGLIALAFLEYWPRNGKHAVLVNWPARFRKMWQ; this comes from the coding sequence ATGTCGCGATTTAAAAAGCATCGAACATGGCCATTATTGCTCATCAGTTTCAGCATGACCTTCACCATCAGTCTGATCGTTTTCGCCGCGTTAAAAATGGCGCCTTTTGGCTCGTCATCTATTTTGGCAAACGATTCAGCCGTTCAATATGTTGATTTCTTTACTTATCTGAAACACGCCTTAATGGGCACAGCTGGCAAAGCTTATTCTTTCTCCAACAGTCTTGGCGGCGGCATGTATGCAAATTGGACCTATTACCTGTTAAGTCCTTTCAACTTGATCTTCGTGCTTGTATCGCGCCAAGCCATTCCCGTGGCCATGTTGTTTGTGACCGCGCTTAAGTACAGCACCGCGGCACTTGCTGCGCAGGTATTGGCCAGCCATCGCTATGGCAAAAACTGGTACACCTTGGTCTTCAGCGTCAGTTACGGCCTTTCCGGCTTCCTGATTGCCAACTTTCTGAATATCATGTGGATGGACGGCGTGATTTTATTGCCGCTCGTGATTTTAGGCATTGACCGCCTCTTTGAAGAACACCGACTCATCCCCTATGTTGTGCCATTAAGCCTAAGCTTCATCACGAACTATTATATTGGTTTCATGGTCGCCATTTTCTCGGCGCTGTATTTCTGCTGGCAATGGGCGAGTCACCATCAGCCTCAACTGCTGCGCAAAATCGCGCTTTTCGTCGGCGGGTCGTTACTGAGCGGTATGATCGGCGCCATCGTCTTGATCCCCACTTATCTGGCCTTAAGTGCCTCACGTCTTTCCAGTGCTGGTGCGGATTTCACCATCAAACCACTTTTCTCGCTGATCGATCTGCCGTCAAAATTGATTCCTGGCAGTTTCAACTTTGCGCAGTTATCAAATGGCCTGCCCAATTTATACATGGGCATGATCGCCCTCTTAGGCGCTGTCTTTTACTTCTTAGCTCCAGCAATCTCGGTTCGCGAGCGTTTGATTTCCGGCGTGATGACTGTGATTCTGATGCTGTCCATTTGGCTCAACCCGCTTGTCATCATGTGGCAAGGTTTTCGCGCGCCGGTTTGGTACCTTTATCGGCATTCTTTTATTGTCATTTTTTGGTTGTTATTGCTCGGTTTACGCGGTCTCGCCAACCTGCCGTCAGTCTCACGTCTACGAATGATTATCGCCAGCGTGGTTGTCGGCGGGGTCGTCTTCATCCCAACGGCTTGGCGCATGGGCAGTCACAAGTATGTCACCTTGACCAACCTCGTCCTCGGCGGCGTCTTACTCTTAGTAGCGGCCATCTTACTGTATAGTTGGGCGCATCACCTGTTCCCACAAAAATGGGTGGTTGGCGGTCTCCTAACCTTGCTGGTGCTAGATATGGGCGCCAATGCATACGCGAGTCTCAAAGCCATCAGTTTCATCTCAAAAGCAGACTTCACCGTTACAAGCAAGGCGCTTAACGCGGCTTACACCGAAGCGAAAACACTGGCGCCAAATACTTTTTACCGGGTAAACAGTGATACCCAGCGGTCCATGGACGATCCTTATCAGTACAATTTTAACGGTATTAGCACCTTCTCATCCGTCCTCAACACTAGCACGATCAATGCGTTAACCAATGTCGGTGCCATTGGCTCAGCCGGCCGCGTGAAAAACAACGATCTGACTTGGCCGCTCGAAAGCCTGCTCGGTGTCCGGCAACTGTTGCTGGTCAATACGCAAAGCACGAAAACGACAACGCCTGAATACCAGCAGATTTCTTCTCGAATCATTGACAACCCCCGTTATGATTTACCGGCATACAAGTTGATCGGTCATAACGATTATTTCAATATTTACCAAAATCCTGATGCGCTCCCTGTGGCCACCCAGATTTATCGAAAAGTACCGACACAGGTGCAAGCTAATCCCGTACTTCAACAAAATGCCTACTTCAGCACCTTCACACCGGAAACCATCGGCGCAATTTTCACAACCACCGATTTCTCCGGCATCACCGTTGACAACGTGAAGCCGTTGACCACTTTGACAAATGCCATTGCCACCAAAAAGGATAAAAAGCTCGGCGCGACGATTACCTTAAACGTCAACCCGAGTACCGAGCAGCGTTACTTGGTCATGGGTGAAAATATGCGCAAAAACATGGCCATCAGCATCAATAATGTGCCGCTCAAAAACGATCCTGACAATGGCAGCAAAACGGTCTCATTACCTATTGACGCGGAAAAACCGACAACTGTCACCTTAACGTTCAACCGCAACATTGATCAGATTGATCTCGATCATTTTGCTTTATATACCCTCAATCGCCAACCATTCGAACAGGCGGTTGCCGCGGCAAAGCAACACGCGCCTAAGCAAGTCGTCAAAAACGGCAGCGTCACTTTAACCACCCGTCAAAACAACAGCGGCTACATCATGTTAACCATCCCCTATGAAAAAGGCTGGCAAGTTGATAACAAGCAAGTGAAAATCCAAAACTATCGCGGCTTCATCGGACTCAAAGTCCCTTCAGCAAGCCTGAAATTCACCTTGAGTTATCACACCCCTGGGATCAAAGCTGGCTGGACCGTGACAAGCCTTGGGTTAATCGGCTTAATTGCCCTCGCTTTCCTTGAATACTGGCCGCGAAACGGGAAACATGCCGTTTTGGTTAACTGGCCCGCTCGCTTTCGGAAAATGTGGCAATAA
- a CDS encoding GNAT family N-acetyltransferase, translating to MLRFVKVAPEARLHYLDLLLIGDEDPNMLRRYLDAGTLFAAIDETVPVGVAMVVPVDATTIELKNLAVLPARRRQGIGASLLRHVGLVYAPEYQDMLVGTGDVDFENLRFYMRQGFRFDAIRKHFFDQYAHPLYAEGMQLQDMVVLRRRLLLTSSDKTKE from the coding sequence ATGTTAAGATTTGTGAAAGTTGCGCCGGAAGCTCGGTTGCATTATTTGGATCTTTTATTGATTGGGGATGAGGATCCGAATATGTTGCGGCGGTATTTGGACGCTGGCACGTTATTTGCAGCGATTGACGAGACTGTGCCGGTTGGCGTGGCCATGGTAGTGCCTGTGGATGCTACCACCATTGAACTGAAGAATCTTGCGGTACTGCCTGCCCGCCGTCGTCAAGGTATCGGTGCGAGCTTGTTACGGCACGTCGGACTGGTGTATGCGCCTGAGTATCAGGATATGCTAGTTGGTACTGGTGATGTGGATTTCGAGAATCTGCGTTTTTACATGCGCCAGGGATTCCGGTTTGACGCGATCCGTAAGCATTTCTTCGATCAGTATGCCCATCCGCTGTATGCAGAAGGGATGCAGTTGCAGGACATGGTTGTGTTACGACGACGGTTGTTATTGACAAGTTCTGATAAAACAAAGGAGTAA
- a CDS encoding glycoside hydrolase family 73 protein, translated as MLLAKRRRHFTLKIIPLAAWLVIGFFAIGVTLVVGSYWAQQQTEVTQKQEVADEKAAVRAKKVAFIKRLVPTAQAMQKQYGVLTSITLAQAILESNWGTSALAKDYHNLFGIKGTDPATTKVLRTQEYVNDKWITVDGRFRVYDNDSESIRDHALLFVNGTDWNPQQYATVRAAKDYKTAAAALKTDGYATDPDYPQKLIHLIETWNLTQYDS; from the coding sequence ATGCTTTTGGCCAAAAGGCGCCGACATTTTACGTTAAAAATAATTCCGCTTGCTGCTTGGCTAGTCATCGGTTTCTTTGCGATCGGTGTGACGCTTGTGGTTGGTTCATACTGGGCCCAACAACAAACAGAAGTGACGCAAAAACAAGAAGTTGCGGATGAAAAGGCGGCAGTACGCGCAAAAAAAGTTGCCTTTATTAAGCGCTTGGTGCCGACAGCACAGGCCATGCAAAAGCAATATGGTGTTTTGACAAGCATCACCTTAGCGCAGGCCATTTTGGAATCCAACTGGGGTACCAGTGCATTGGCGAAGGACTACCATAACCTGTTTGGCATCAAAGGTACCGATCCAGCCACGACCAAAGTGTTGCGCACGCAGGAATATGTCAATGACAAATGGATCACGGTCGATGGCCGTTTTCGGGTGTATGACAACGACAGTGAATCGATCCGCGATCATGCGCTGTTATTCGTTAATGGGACTGATTGGAATCCACAACAATATGCCACAGTTCGTGCCGCTAAGGACTATAAAACAGCGGCAGCTGCTTTGAAGACGGATGGCTATGCTACTGATCCTGATTATCCACAAAAATTGATTCATTTGATTGAAACTTGGAATCTAACCCAATATGATAGTTGA
- a CDS encoding ATP-grasp domain-containing protein: MTQFISPGATIGIIGGGVTAFQMANTANSMGMRTVVLAPTQTDIAFEKADIPLVGDATDRTALKELTQLSTVMTFTDENVDGSLLAELATANQLPSGVDILTVTQDRYLEKVFLDDLNMNILPYTQVITPNDIKEAVDTIGYPALLKPIQKGMGVDQQLLLSTADDVARAQQLLQQRPYILEAYLQDIKEVAVIVAKAGSEVRIGPVIQNYFDRHQLKASSVRADVDPAVIVEIRRIAAKISEKLAYTGIFSLEFFLASNGTLYVKRVYPGPKLYGHLMLNTSDISEYELHLRAILGWPLPELQLAEDGVGIPLRSEDMDAVLTQIQIKPDWRFTFYPTGGELTGEIQIVGDLKAIKASVNATGHFVIQ, translated from the coding sequence GTGACGCAATTTATTAGTCCAGGTGCAACGATTGGCATTATCGGCGGCGGTGTAACTGCTTTTCAAATGGCGAATACGGCCAATTCGATGGGCATGCGCACGGTCGTTTTGGCGCCGACACAAACGGATATTGCTTTTGAAAAGGCGGATATTCCGTTGGTGGGCGATGCCACTGATCGGACAGCGCTGAAAGAACTCACGCAATTAAGCACAGTGATGACTTTTACAGATGAGAATGTCGATGGTTCGCTGCTGGCGGAATTAGCCACTGCCAACCAATTGCCTTCCGGGGTCGACATTTTGACTGTCACCCAAGACCGCTATTTGGAAAAAGTCTTTTTGGACGATCTGAATATGAACATTTTGCCTTATACCCAAGTCATTACGCCGAATGATATTAAAGAGGCTGTTGACACAATCGGTTATCCAGCCTTGCTGAAACCGATTCAGAAGGGGATGGGCGTTGACCAGCAGTTGCTGCTGTCCACGGCAGATGACGTCGCGCGGGCACAGCAGTTGTTGCAACAGCGACCATATATTCTTGAGGCTTACTTACAAGACATCAAAGAAGTCGCTGTGATCGTTGCGAAGGCGGGATCAGAAGTGCGCATCGGCCCGGTCATCCAGAATTATTTTGATCGTCATCAACTGAAGGCTTCATCTGTGCGCGCCGATGTTGATCCAGCAGTGATCGTTGAGATCCGGCGTATCGCTGCTAAAATTTCAGAGAAGTTAGCCTATACGGGCATCTTTAGTCTTGAATTTTTCTTAGCCAGCAATGGGACGCTTTATGTGAAGCGAGTTTATCCAGGGCCGAAATTATATGGACATCTGATGCTGAATACGAGTGATATTTCTGAATATGAGCTGCATCTGCGCGCGATTCTAGGATGGCCATTGCCGGAGTTGCAATTGGCCGAAGACGGCGTTGGCATTCCGCTGCGTTCAGAAGATATGGACGCGGTTTTGACTCAGATTCAAATTAAACCTGATTGGCGATTTACGTTTTATCCGACTGGTGGCGAGCTAACCGGCGAGATTCAGATCGTGGGTGATTTGAAAGCAATCAAAGCCAGTGTGAATGCGACTGGCCACTTTGTCATTCAATGA
- a CDS encoding cold-shock protein has translation MEHGTVKWFNAEKGYGFITREDGSDVFVHFSAIQGDGYKTLEEGQAVTFEVEDSDRGPQAVNVNKD, from the coding sequence ATGGAACACGGCACAGTTAAATGGTTCAATGCTGAAAAGGGTTACGGTTTTATCACTCGCGAAGATGGTAGCGATGTTTTCGTTCACTTCTCAGCTATCCAAGGCGACGGCTACAAGACCCTCGAAGAAGGCCAAGCAGTCACTTTTGAAGTTGAAGACAGCGATCGCGGTCCACAAGCGGTTAACGTTAACAAAGACTAA
- a CDS encoding nucleobase:cation symporter-2 family protein: MKNKAISNPKAAALGLQHLLAMYSGSVLVPILIGASLHFTSEQMTYLVSIDIFMCGIATALQVFGNKYFGIKLPVVLGCAVQAVAPLIMIGQKFNFQTMYGAIIVAGLFVFLIGGAFSKLRFLFPPLVTGSLITVIGLSLIPVAFQNLGGGSTTAKDFGNMTNLMVGAFTVLLILAINVWGKGFLHSIAILVGLIAGTVLGGFLGLVSFQPVIEASWFHVPTPFYFGVPQFEWSSIVTMILISMTSMVESTGVFFALGDIVGRKIEADDLKRGYRAEGLAVMLGGLFNTFPYTTFSQNVGLVQLSGIKTRKPVIFSAIFLVILGLLPKIGALATIIPAPVLGGAMLVMFGMVAVQGIRMLQQVDFDNDKNLLVAAISIGLGLGVTVQPHIVQFLPKTIQLLFGSGILMTSLSAVLLNWLFNSPRRTQEMSVDEGLNERDSDK, encoded by the coding sequence ATGAAGAATAAAGCGATTTCGAATCCTAAAGCAGCCGCATTGGGACTGCAGCATTTGCTGGCGATGTATTCCGGTTCGGTGTTAGTACCAATTCTGATTGGTGCTTCGTTGCATTTTACGTCTGAGCAGATGACGTATCTGGTGTCGATTGATATCTTCATGTGTGGTATCGCAACGGCTTTGCAAGTATTTGGCAACAAGTATTTTGGGATTAAGCTGCCAGTCGTTTTGGGCTGTGCCGTCCAAGCGGTGGCGCCTTTGATCATGATTGGCCAGAAGTTTAATTTTCAAACGATGTACGGGGCCATCATTGTTGCTGGGTTGTTCGTTTTCCTAATCGGCGGTGCTTTTTCAAAGTTGCGTTTCTTGTTCCCGCCGTTGGTGACCGGTTCGTTGATCACGGTCATTGGCTTGTCGTTGATTCCGGTTGCTTTTCAAAATCTTGGCGGTGGCTCAACAACGGCCAAGGATTTTGGTAACATGACCAATCTGATGGTCGGGGCCTTCACGGTACTTCTGATCTTAGCGATCAATGTCTGGGGCAAAGGTTTCCTGCATTCAATCGCGATTTTGGTTGGCTTGATTGCTGGTACGGTGCTTGGCGGTTTTCTTGGGTTGGTTAGTTTTCAGCCGGTGATTGAGGCAAGCTGGTTCCACGTACCGACGCCATTTTACTTTGGGGTACCGCAGTTTGAGTGGAGCTCGATTGTCACGATGATTTTAATTTCGATGACATCCATGGTTGAAAGTACTGGCGTTTTCTTCGCGTTAGGGGACATTGTCGGCCGTAAAATTGAAGCAGACGACCTGAAGCGCGGCTATCGCGCCGAAGGGTTAGCCGTGATGCTTGGCGGGTTGTTCAATACCTTCCCATACACCACTTTCTCGCAAAACGTTGGGTTGGTTCAATTGTCAGGGATTAAGACCCGCAAGCCAGTCATTTTTTCCGCGATTTTCTTAGTGATTCTTGGTTTACTGCCAAAAATTGGCGCTTTAGCCACGATTATTCCAGCACCGGTGCTTGGCGGGGCCATGCTGGTGATGTTCGGCATGGTGGCTGTGCAAGGCATTCGGATGTTGCAACAGGTTGATTTTGACAATGATAAGAATTTGCTTGTCGCTGCCATTTCGATCGGTCTGGGACTTGGCGTGACAGTTCAGCCACATATCGTTCAGTTTTTGCCAAAAACAATTCAATTGCTGTTTGGGTCAGGCATTTTAATGACCAGCTTGAGTGCGGTTTTGCTGAACTGGCTGTTCAATTCGCCACGTCGGACGCAAGAAATGTCGGTTGATGAAGGCTTGAACGAACGCGATTCAGATAAATAA
- a CDS encoding glycosyltransferase family 2 protein — MPQSVAIIIPCHNESENVPLIYQELVKTFRDDLTALQAQIWFVNDGSSDDTLQQIKQLQAKDDQVHFIDLSRSFGKEAAMYAGLSTAKADYYAVMDADLQDPPAMLPDMYAALQDGYDMAGAQRIDRSGEARMRSFFSDLFYKFINKVSQTQIVPGARDFRLMTRQVVEAVIQMTERNRFSKGLFSWVGFKTKYLPYRNIERQHGETSWSFMGLLRYALDGIIDFSEAPLTFVSILGIVSFVGSFLALIFIVVRAAIYGDPTAGWPSMVSIFLMIGGLQLFALGIVGRYIGRIYLETKRRPIFIAREIK; from the coding sequence ATGCCGCAAAGTGTGGCAATTATCATTCCATGTCATAACGAGTCAGAAAATGTTCCGCTGATCTATCAGGAACTTGTTAAAACATTCCGCGACGACTTAACCGCGTTACAAGCCCAAATTTGGTTTGTCAACGACGGTTCAAGTGACGATACCCTTCAGCAGATCAAACAGTTACAAGCAAAAGACGATCAGGTTCACTTCATTGATCTTTCTCGCTCGTTTGGTAAGGAGGCGGCCATGTATGCTGGTCTCTCCACCGCAAAAGCAGACTACTATGCCGTTATGGATGCTGATCTGCAAGACCCGCCAGCGATGCTTCCTGATATGTATGCCGCCTTGCAAGACGGCTATGATATGGCTGGTGCTCAACGCATTGACCGCTCAGGCGAAGCTCGGATGCGTTCATTTTTCTCGGATTTATTCTATAAATTCATTAATAAAGTCTCGCAAACTCAAATTGTGCCAGGGGCACGGGATTTCCGCCTGATGACGAGACAGGTTGTCGAAGCTGTCATTCAAATGACCGAGCGCAACCGCTTCTCTAAAGGGCTATTCAGCTGGGTTGGGTTCAAAACAAAGTATCTGCCTTATCGCAACATCGAGCGTCAACATGGGGAGACGAGCTGGTCCTTCATGGGGCTCTTGCGATACGCGCTTGATGGCATCATCGACTTCTCTGAAGCACCGCTAACTTTCGTCTCCATCCTAGGGATTGTCAGTTTCGTTGGCTCGTTTTTAGCCTTAATCTTCATTGTTGTTCGCGCAGCTATTTACGGTGATCCGACCGCTGGCTGGCCGTCAATGGTCTCTATCTTTCTGATGATCGGCGGCCTCCAGTTGTTCGCCCTCGGCATCGTTGGCCGCTACATCGGCCGCATTTACTTAGAAACCAAACGACGCCCGATTTTTATCGCACGTGAGATCAAGTAA
- a CDS encoding PRD domain-containing protein — MFRIKKVLNVNVVLAEQDGHEYIAFGKGIGYRQKVNACLPDNAIFKKFMPLDDSRKSEMIQSLNNIPPVYISITSQIVTYAEQQLQLSLLPSIYYALTDHLAFSVQRYHSKQSLGNRIYWEMKTYYPEMFAIGEYGLTVVEATLQLALPREEAANIAFHIINATPAAAGKANILEVTQLVDNVLQAVRALTGGTIDTTSLNYERFVTHMKFFAERYLGDTMLADDGQLLTSVYTVYPEAAKIALKVQKAIIAIYDKEPTKEELAYLIIHIHRVLTN, encoded by the coding sequence ATGTTTCGCATCAAAAAAGTGCTCAATGTCAATGTCGTCCTCGCTGAACAGGACGGCCACGAGTATATCGCGTTTGGCAAGGGCATTGGCTATCGTCAAAAAGTGAACGCCTGTCTTCCCGACAACGCGATCTTCAAAAAATTCATGCCGCTGGATGACAGTCGCAAAAGCGAAATGATCCAATCGCTCAATAACATACCACCTGTTTACATCAGCATTACCTCACAGATTGTGACGTATGCTGAGCAGCAACTGCAGCTGTCCCTTCTTCCCAGTATCTACTACGCCTTAACAGATCATCTGGCTTTTTCAGTTCAGCGCTATCACAGCAAGCAATCACTGGGTAATCGGATTTATTGGGAAATGAAAACCTACTACCCCGAAATGTTTGCCATTGGCGAATATGGGCTGACGGTTGTCGAAGCGACCTTGCAATTGGCACTCCCACGGGAAGAAGCGGCTAACATTGCCTTCCACATCATCAATGCAACACCAGCCGCGGCCGGTAAAGCGAATATTTTGGAAGTGACCCAGCTTGTTGACAACGTCTTGCAGGCGGTGCGTGCGCTGACTGGTGGCACGATTGACACGACGAGTTTGAATTACGAACGCTTTGTCACCCATATGAAATTCTTTGCTGAGCGTTACCTTGGTGATACCATGCTCGCTGATGATGGCCAACTACTCACAAGTGTCTACACTGTGTATCCTGAAGCGGCCAAAATCGCACTTAAAGTTCAAAAAGCCATTATTGCTATCTATGACAAAGAACCGACTAAGGAAGAGTTGGCTTATCTCATTATTCATATCCACCGAGTTTTAACTAACTAG
- a CDS encoding aromatic acid exporter family protein: protein MHIGMRTVKTAVGTAAAMLIAYELHLEYWTAAGIITILSVQNTTKASFRLVAYRLLATVLGFVIAIGAFLVLGYNALAFGLFLLIFIPLTNVFAVQSGIVMTAVLVTHFMMAKSCSWFWIKNELLLLAVGAGVALIANLFMPSLEAKITEFQAQVEAEMREILDHMSQQLGPDHIKSADNWANLSDLKMTLDAAVAWANRHSDNQLLADNDYFQAYFEMRDNQYELLRQMQDSLDRIETPVEQAAVISDALAMTASVLTEDNPATQLVTMVKKIQRDFAKSALPTDRASFESRARLFYFLEDFSRLLQLKRNFNNIISSQN from the coding sequence ATGCACATAGGTATGCGAACGGTTAAAACGGCAGTGGGGACGGCAGCGGCAATGCTGATTGCTTACGAGTTGCATCTTGAATATTGGACGGCCGCTGGGATTATTACGATTTTATCAGTCCAGAATACGACCAAGGCATCATTTCGGCTAGTCGCGTATCGCTTATTGGCGACCGTGTTAGGTTTTGTGATTGCGATCGGTGCATTTTTGGTGCTGGGGTACAATGCACTGGCTTTCGGGCTTTTCTTACTCATTTTCATTCCTTTGACCAACGTGTTTGCGGTGCAGAGCGGTATCGTCATGACCGCGGTGCTAGTCACTCATTTTATGATGGCGAAAAGCTGCAGCTGGTTCTGGATTAAAAATGAACTATTATTGCTCGCAGTGGGCGCTGGTGTGGCATTGATTGCCAATTTGTTCATGCCAAGTCTGGAAGCCAAAATCACTGAGTTTCAGGCACAAGTCGAAGCCGAGATGCGCGAGATTCTCGATCATATGAGCCAGCAATTGGGTCCGGATCACATTAAAAGTGCGGACAATTGGGCGAATCTGTCAGATTTGAAAATGACCTTAGATGCCGCTGTTGCTTGGGCTAATCGCCATAGTGACAATCAGTTGCTGGCCGACAATGATTATTTTCAAGCCTATTTTGAAATGCGCGACAATCAATATGAGTTGCTCCGGCAAATGCAAGACAGCCTTGACCGTATCGAAACTCCTGTGGAACAAGCAGCCGTCATCAGCGATGCCTTGGCGATGACGGCCAGTGTTCTGACCGAAGACAACCCCGCCACACAATTGGTCACCATGGTCAAAAAAATTCAACGCGATTTTGCTAAATCAGCGCTGCCAACAGACCGCGCAAGCTTCGAAAGCCGCGCGCGTTTGTTCTATTTCCTAGAAGACTTTTCCCGCTTGTTGCAGTTAAAGCGGAATTTTAACAATATTATTTCATCACAGAATTGA
- a CDS encoding YkyA family protein yields MKKLLILLASLAVLIVGCSATLNPKSQLKTTTATVQTQVQQEQDALKTIGSTVNAFPSAFEKAYQENPQTDLKKENGPVKKLLDRRAAAFKSLEAANSALVGANNTLTKLNNQPSEDTPQTQLNNVLTSLKLAKLDHKTLVSYYREMLTAEDTFFSTTADSDTSQDDLESQISQLNQYYSSLNQQIDVMTANLTTVTSQTTKLAKAIKSMRD; encoded by the coding sequence ATGAAAAAATTACTCATTTTGTTAGCCAGTCTGGCAGTCTTGATTGTTGGATGCTCGGCGACTTTAAATCCTAAAAGCCAGTTAAAAACCACAACCGCCACCGTTCAAACGCAGGTGCAGCAAGAACAAGATGCGTTAAAGACGATTGGATCAACGGTAAACGCCTTTCCTTCTGCTTTTGAAAAGGCTTACCAGGAAAATCCGCAAACTGATTTAAAAAAAGAAAATGGCCCTGTCAAAAAACTTTTGGATAGGCGTGCCGCGGCGTTTAAATCACTAGAAGCCGCCAACAGCGCTTTGGTTGGGGCAAATAATACGTTGACAAAGCTCAACAATCAGCCATCTGAGGATACACCGCAAACACAGTTGAATAACGTTCTCACAAGTCTGAAACTTGCCAAGTTAGATCACAAAACACTGGTCAGTTATTACCGCGAAATGTTAACGGCTGAGGATACCTTCTTCTCCACCACCGCAGATAGTGACACCTCACAAGATGACTTAGAAAGCCAAATTTCTCAGCTGAATCAATATTACAGTTCACTCAATCAACAAATCGATGTCATGACGGCCAATCTCACAACCGTCACCAGTCAAACAACTAAGCTAGCAAAAGCGATTAAGTCTATGCGAGATTAG